Proteins found in one Acinetobacter sp. XH1741 genomic segment:
- a CDS encoding CoA-acylating methylmalonate-semialdehyde dehydrogenase produces the protein MTNGLENFSYDDVSTENDTHSEQAKKVLGHFIQGRIVSKSAKKQPVYNPATGEITKEVEIADVQTVNEAVQVAEQAFPAWRDTPVIKRARVMFKFKQLLEQNAEKICALIGQEHGKISHDAQGELQRGIENVEYACGAPELLKGEFSKNVGPDIDSWSEFQPLGVVAGITPFNFPAMVALWMFPMALVCGNCFILKPSEKAPSVVLYLAELLKQAGLPDGVFNVVNGDKEAVDALLHHPRIQAVSFVGSTPIAEYIYRTATSTGKRCQALGGAKNHAIIMPDADIDNVVTSLLGAAFGSSGERCMALSVAVAIGDEVADVVIDKLTQEMKKLKFGNYADASNDFGPLITQVHKDKVQAYIQSAEQQGAKIVVDGRDAKPAGYEKGFFVGPTLIDQVTPNMTSYQQEIFGPVLQVMRVDTMQEAMQLINDHEYGNGTCIYTRDGEAARYFSNHIQVGMVGINVPLPVPVAYHSFGGWKRSLFGDLHAYGPDGVRFYTRRKTITQRWPSAQVREAKQFSMPTLN, from the coding sequence ATGACGAATGGCCTAGAAAATTTTAGCTATGACGACGTTTCAACTGAAAACGATACGCATAGTGAACAAGCCAAAAAAGTGCTAGGGCATTTCATTCAAGGAAGAATTGTCTCTAAATCGGCAAAAAAACAGCCAGTTTACAATCCTGCGACGGGTGAAATTACGAAAGAAGTCGAAATTGCAGATGTGCAAACGGTAAATGAAGCAGTTCAGGTAGCCGAGCAAGCATTTCCTGCATGGCGAGATACGCCAGTTATTAAACGTGCGCGTGTTATGTTCAAGTTCAAACAATTATTAGAGCAAAATGCCGAAAAGATTTGCGCTTTGATTGGACAAGAGCACGGTAAAATTTCTCATGATGCTCAAGGTGAATTGCAACGCGGTATAGAAAATGTTGAATATGCTTGCGGCGCACCAGAGCTTTTAAAAGGTGAGTTTTCAAAAAATGTTGGCCCTGATATCGACTCATGGAGCGAGTTCCAGCCGCTAGGTGTTGTGGCTGGCATCACACCATTTAACTTTCCTGCCATGGTGGCGCTATGGATGTTCCCGATGGCGCTGGTCTGCGGTAACTGCTTTATTTTAAAACCTTCTGAAAAAGCGCCTTCTGTGGTTTTATACCTTGCAGAGTTATTAAAACAGGCGGGCTTACCTGACGGCGTGTTTAATGTGGTCAATGGTGACAAAGAAGCGGTAGATGCTTTATTGCATCATCCTCGTATACAGGCAGTCAGCTTTGTAGGGTCGACGCCAATTGCTGAATATATTTATCGTACAGCGACTTCAACAGGTAAACGTTGCCAAGCATTAGGCGGCGCTAAAAACCATGCCATTATCATGCCTGACGCCGATATTGATAACGTGGTGACTTCCTTGTTAGGCGCGGCTTTCGGGTCTTCAGGCGAACGTTGTATGGCACTTTCGGTGGCAGTTGCGATTGGTGATGAAGTTGCCGATGTAGTGATTGATAAGCTGACTCAGGAAATGAAAAAATTGAAGTTCGGCAACTATGCAGATGCAAGCAACGACTTTGGTCCACTCATTACGCAAGTGCATAAAGACAAAGTACAAGCTTATATTCAAAGTGCAGAACAGCAAGGTGCGAAAATTGTGGTAGATGGCCGTGATGCAAAACCAGCAGGCTATGAAAAAGGTTTCTTTGTTGGCCCAACTTTAATTGACCAAGTCACACCAAACATGACCAGTTATCAGCAAGAAATTTTTGGCCCTGTACTGCAAGTTATGCGTGTAGATACCATGCAAGAAGCCATGCAACTGATTAATGACCACGAATATGGTAATGGTACTTGTATCTATACCCGTGATGGGGAAGCGGCACGTTATTTTAGTAACCATATTCAAGTCGGTATGGTTGGGATTAATGTGCCGTTACCAGTTCCTGTGGCTTACCATAGCTTTGGTGGTTGGAAACGTTCGTTGTTTGGTGACTTACATGCTTATGGTCCAGATGGTGTCCGTTTCTACACACGCCGTAAAACCATTACCCAGCGTTGGCCATCGGCTCAAGTCCGTGAAGCAAAGCAATTTTCAATGCCGACTTTAAATTAA
- a CDS encoding aspartate aminotransferase family protein produces MIMFDTDKFSDAEHASEAVQSNNKMQLNYQAHWMPFSANRNFAKDPRMIVGAKGSYLIDDSGREIYDSLSGLWTCGAGHTLPEIQQAVSAQLGQLDYSPAFQFGHPLSFKLADKIVQHMPEKLQHVFFTNSGSESADTAIKMARAYWRIKGKPSKTKLIGRARGYHGVNVAGTSLGGIGGNRKMFGQLMDVDHLPHTLQPNLTFTKGCAETGGVELANEMLKLIELHDASNIAAVIVEPISGSAGCIVPPTGYLQRLREICDQHDILLIFDEVITGFGRLGTWTAAEYFGVTPDILNFAKQVTNGAIPLGGVVASREIYSAFMQQDLPEHAIEFTHGYTYSAHPVACAAALAALEVLEKKNLLAQSAALAPSFEKTLHGLKGAPHILDIRNCGLIGALQLAPRDGDATIRGFEIGMKLWKEGFYVRFGGDTLQFGPMFNSTEADIDRLLNAVGDALYHVN; encoded by the coding sequence ATGATTATGTTTGATACGGATAAATTTAGCGACGCTGAGCATGCTTCAGAAGCAGTTCAATCTAATAATAAGATGCAATTAAATTATCAGGCACATTGGATGCCATTTTCTGCAAATCGAAACTTTGCCAAAGATCCACGCATGATTGTGGGCGCAAAAGGGTCGTATTTGATTGATGATTCGGGCCGTGAAATTTATGACTCACTTTCAGGTTTATGGACTTGTGGTGCAGGCCATACCTTGCCGGAAATTCAACAAGCGGTGAGTGCTCAGTTAGGTCAGCTAGATTATTCACCAGCTTTTCAGTTTGGTCATCCGTTGTCTTTTAAGCTGGCAGATAAAATCGTTCAGCATATGCCTGAAAAACTACAACATGTGTTTTTTACCAACTCAGGTTCAGAGTCAGCCGATACTGCTATCAAAATGGCACGTGCTTATTGGCGTATTAAAGGTAAACCAAGCAAAACCAAATTGATTGGTCGTGCGCGTGGTTACCATGGTGTAAACGTTGCGGGAACAAGCCTAGGTGGTATTGGTGGTAACCGTAAAATGTTTGGTCAACTGATGGATGTAGACCATTTACCGCATACCTTGCAGCCAAATTTAACTTTTACCAAAGGCTGTGCAGAAACAGGTGGGGTAGAACTTGCCAATGAAATGCTTAAGTTAATTGAACTACATGACGCTTCAAACATTGCAGCCGTCATTGTGGAGCCTATTTCTGGTTCGGCAGGTTGTATTGTACCGCCAACAGGTTATTTACAGCGTTTAAGAGAGATCTGTGACCAGCATGACATCTTGTTAATTTTTGATGAGGTGATTACAGGGTTTGGCCGTTTAGGAACGTGGACGGCGGCAGAATATTTTGGGGTCACACCAGATATTTTGAATTTTGCTAAACAAGTGACCAATGGTGCTATTCCTTTAGGTGGAGTGGTGGCAAGCCGCGAAATTTACTCTGCTTTTATGCAGCAAGATTTACCAGAGCATGCCATTGAGTTTACTCACGGCTATACCTATTCGGCACATCCCGTGGCTTGTGCAGCCGCTTTAGCTGCGCTTGAAGTTTTAGAAAAGAAAAACCTATTGGCTCAATCTGCGGCATTGGCCCCAAGTTTTGAAAAAACGCTACATGGCTTAAAAGGCGCACCGCACATTTTAGATATTCGCAACTGTGGTTTGATCGGTGCTTTGCAATTAGCCCCTCGTGATGGCGACGCCACAATCCGAGGCTTTGAAATTGGTATGAAGCTGTGGAAAGAAGGATTCTATGTTCGCTTTGGAGGCGACACGCTTCAATTCGGTCCAATGTTTAACAGCACAGAGGCTGATATTGACCGCTTACTGAATGCCGTGGGCGATGCGCTTTATCACGTGAATTAA
- a CDS encoding DUF2171 domain-containing protein encodes MSTLNINDIKKHADVIASCGTKVGTVDHLDGENQLKLTKDENGQHHLIPTSWIGEVKDDQVILNKNSKEVQENWQAI; translated from the coding sequence ATGAGTACTTTAAATATTAATGATATTAAAAAACATGCTGACGTTATTGCTTCTTGTGGTACTAAAGTAGGTACTGTCGATCATCTTGATGGTGAAAATCAGTTAAAACTTACTAAAGATGAAAACGGTCAGCACCATCTTATCCCTACTTCTTGGATTGGGGAGGTAAAAGATGATCAAGTCATTTTAAATAAAAACTCAAAAGAAGTTCAAGAAAATTGGCAAGCCATTTAA
- a CDS encoding amino acid permease yields the protein MNNDRTKKLGEGLSNRHITMISIGGVIGAGLFVGSSSAIAKAGPAVILAYLITSIMVFLVMRMLGEMAVLEPDTGSFSTYARKAIGPWAGFTIGWLYWWFWVLAIPVEAIAGAEILHSWFPSVSVSIYAFCFIVFLSLANFFSTKSFGEFEFWFSLVKVVAIIGFIIIGILAISGVWPLAKNVSGVANLYNNAGFMPHGMGGVLSAILITAFSFFGVEIVSIAAAESSNPKQKIRRATNLVLYRIILFFVVSMFIAVSLVDWRSPDLQKYGTFQYVLMSLNVPGTKLIIDTVVFIAVASCMNAAIYTSSRMLFRLGTRNEAPQAVTKVNYAGVPAIAVFASTFIGLVCCVINYVFPGKIFGLLLSSTGSIALLVYLVIAFSQLRLRHKLEAVGAEIPFKMWLFPWLTWFVIIIILSVLAYMFLSPAYSYETTLSLGVTLGVVVCGLFVTRKRKATRAVAINQSNL from the coding sequence ATGAATAATGATAGAACAAAAAAATTAGGCGAAGGACTTTCAAATCGCCATATCACAATGATTAGTATTGGCGGTGTTATTGGTGCAGGTTTATTTGTCGGTTCATCTTCTGCAATTGCCAAGGCAGGCCCCGCAGTGATTCTTGCTTACCTGATTACCAGTATTATGGTTTTTCTGGTGATGCGCATGTTAGGTGAAATGGCCGTTTTAGAGCCGGACACTGGTTCATTTTCTACATATGCCCGTAAAGCAATTGGCCCGTGGGCAGGCTTTACCATTGGTTGGTTATATTGGTGGTTTTGGGTACTCGCGATTCCGGTCGAAGCCATTGCTGGTGCTGAAATTTTACATTCGTGGTTTCCGAGCGTTTCGGTTTCTATCTATGCATTTTGCTTTATTGTGTTCCTAAGCTTGGCCAACTTTTTTAGTACCAAAAGTTTTGGTGAGTTTGAGTTCTGGTTTTCTTTAGTCAAAGTAGTTGCCATTATTGGGTTTATCATTATTGGTATTTTGGCAATTTCAGGTGTTTGGCCTTTAGCTAAAAATGTCAGTGGCGTTGCCAATTTATACAATAACGCAGGTTTTATGCCGCACGGTATGGGAGGCGTTTTATCTGCCATTTTAATTACGGCATTTTCATTTTTTGGGGTAGAAATTGTCTCCATTGCCGCAGCCGAGTCATCAAACCCTAAACAGAAAATTAGACGTGCCACCAACTTGGTGCTGTACCGTATTATTCTTTTCTTTGTGGTTTCAATGTTTATTGCCGTTTCGCTGGTCGATTGGCGTTCACCAGACTTACAGAAATACGGGACATTCCAATATGTTTTAATGAGCTTAAACGTACCGGGTACTAAGCTCATCATTGATACGGTCGTATTTATCGCCGTGGCGAGTTGTATGAATGCTGCAATTTATACGTCTTCTCGTATGTTATTTCGTTTAGGCACACGTAATGAAGCGCCACAGGCCGTCACTAAGGTGAATTATGCCGGTGTGCCTGCCATTGCAGTGTTCGCTTCAACGTTTATTGGGCTGGTGTGCTGTGTTATTAACTATGTATTCCCAGGGAAAATCTTTGGTCTATTGCTCTCAAGCACAGGGTCTATTGCTTTGCTGGTGTACTTGGTTATTGCGTTCTCACAATTACGCTTAAGACATAAGTTAGAAGCAGTTGGAGCGGAAATTCCATTTAAAATGTGGTTGTTTCCATGGCTTACGTGGTTTGTGATTATTATTATTTTAAGTGTGCTCGCGTATATGTTCTTATCGCCAGCCTATAGTTATGAAACCACTTTATCTTTAGGTGTGACTTTAGGAGTCGTGGTTTGCGGGTTATTTGTGACCCGAAAGCGTAAAGCAACCAGAGCGGTTGCAATAAATCAGAGTAATTTATAA
- a CDS encoding acyl-CoA dehydrogenase, producing MLNEFEHAQTENKTQLRQDLLYQLVDLAKNLPYPASGQTYQRWQFFAQIAGYDLSLAKLFESHCDALSILNELGYEDQIDELVWAIWAADGGPAPLQVQHNQCSGIKTWCSGAAFIQKALMSYKDKQGQAQLCIVELAHPSVHVDLSHWQAVGMQGTQTAQVSFDNTPVISIGEPNCYLERPGFWHGAAGVAACWYGAAVRLVSFLQKSCQTHPNAFKKMYLGELAQQLSVTKQYFQYVAKLIDDEPMLSHEHEIRILRAQTEQCCQSVIQLVGKALGARLYCEEPTFSQLMADLPVFIRQSHAAFDYECIAELCLSEKSLWEL from the coding sequence ATGTTGAATGAATTCGAGCATGCTCAGACCGAAAATAAAACTCAGCTACGTCAAGATTTGCTCTATCAATTGGTAGATTTAGCAAAAAATTTACCTTATCCCGCTTCCGGCCAAACGTATCAACGATGGCAATTTTTTGCTCAAATTGCAGGATATGACTTAAGTCTAGCTAAATTGTTTGAGTCGCATTGTGACGCTTTAAGTATTTTGAATGAGCTTGGTTATGAAGACCAAATAGATGAGCTAGTGTGGGCTATATGGGCCGCAGACGGTGGGCCTGCACCTTTGCAGGTACAGCATAATCAATGTAGTGGTATAAAAACATGGTGTTCAGGTGCCGCGTTTATTCAAAAAGCCTTAATGAGCTATAAGGACAAACAAGGCCAAGCACAGCTTTGTATCGTTGAGTTAGCTCATCCCTCCGTTCATGTTGATCTAAGCCACTGGCAAGCAGTTGGCATGCAAGGAACCCAAACTGCACAAGTCAGTTTTGACAATACACCTGTGATTTCGATAGGTGAGCCAAATTGCTATTTAGAGCGCCCAGGTTTTTGGCATGGTGCAGCCGGTGTCGCGGCTTGTTGGTATGGTGCGGCTGTACGCTTAGTTAGTTTTTTGCAGAAAAGCTGCCAAACCCATCCAAATGCATTTAAAAAAATGTATTTGGGAGAGTTAGCCCAACAACTCTCTGTAACAAAACAGTATTTTCAATATGTTGCCAAGCTTATAGATGACGAGCCTATGCTCAGTCATGAGCACGAAATCCGTATATTACGAGCCCAAACAGAACAATGCTGCCAGAGTGTTATTCAACTTGTTGGCAAGGCTTTAGGCGCACGGCTTTATTGTGAAGAACCTACATTTTCACAGCTCATGGCTGATTTACCTGTTTTTATTCGGCAAAGTCATGCGGCTTTTGATTATGAGTGTATTGCAGAGCTTTGTTTATCGGAGAAAAGCTTATGGGAACTTTAA